A genomic segment from Tissierella sp. encodes:
- the rpmD gene encoding 50S ribosomal protein L30, which translates to MAMIKIKLVKSLIGKPETHKRTIEALGFKKIGQVVEKNDTPQIRGMIHQVDYMVEVLD; encoded by the coding sequence GTGGCTATGATTAAAATTAAGTTAGTTAAAAGCCTCATCGGGAAACCTGAAACCCACAAGAGAACAATAGAGGCTCTAGGATTTAAAAAGATTGGTCAGGTAGTGGAAAAGAATGATACCCCTCAAATTAGAGGTATGATACATCAAGTAGACTACATGGTTGAAGTATTAGATTAA
- the rplO gene encoding 50S ribosomal protein L15 has protein sequence MKLNDLRPNAGGGTKTKKRLGRGIGSGLGKTSGKGHKGQNARSGGGVRPGFEGGQMPLFRRIPKRGFTNIFAKEYAIVNIEELNRFTENTVVTPELLFNEGIVKKGKAIDGVKILGDGELSIKLTVQAQKFSKTAAEKIEAAGGKAEVI, from the coding sequence ATGAAACTAAATGATTTAAGACCAAATGCTGGTGGAGGAACTAAGACTAAGAAAAGACTTGGTAGAGGTATCGGTTCTGGTCTTGGCAAAACATCAGGTAAAGGTCATAAAGGTCAAAACGCAAGATCTGGTGGAGGAGTTAGACCAGGGTTTGAAGGTGGACAAATGCCATTGTTTAGAAGGATTCCAAAGCGTGGCTTTACAAATATATTTGCAAAAGAATATGCAATAGTTAACATTGAAGAATTAAATAGATTTACAGAAAATACTGTTGTTACTCCAGAACTTTTATTTAACGAAGGAATAGTTAAAAAAGGAAAAGCAATAGATGGAGTTAAGATACTTGGAGACGGAGAACTTAGCATCAAGCTTACTGTACAGGCACAAAAATTTAGTAAAACTGCCGCTGAGAAGATTGAAGCTGCAGGAGGAAAGGCAGAGGTGATATAA
- the secY gene encoding preprotein translocase subunit SecY, which yields MLSTLRNAWRVPEIRKKIIFTLLMLLVFRLGSSIPVPYMNKQVIADIFQASKGGILQFLDLMGGGTFSSFSIFATNIYPYITASIVIQLLTIAIPRLEELAKEGEEGKKKITRYTRYAAIGLALIQAIGYTYGLFSSALMTTSKIQDAIVILSMVAGTAFLMWIGDMITEKGIGNGISLIIFIGIISKLPTTMINTFNLIKIGQLNIIKALIFGIVFLAIIAFVVALQEGERRIPVQYAKRVVGRKMYGGQSTHIPIKVSMSGVMPVIFASSLLAFPQTIALFTKGGVSTWIEKWLTPQGSVGIWIYSILNIILIMFFTYFYTAIQFNTVEYSKNLQQNGGFIPGIRPGRPTSEHLNRTVNRITFVGGLALAILASLPIILSKIFNMDVNFGGTAVIIVVGVALETVKQIEAQMLMRHYKGFLN from the coding sequence ATGCTTTCAACCTTAAGGAATGCCTGGAGAGTACCAGAGATCAGAAAGAAAATTATATTCACATTATTAATGCTATTAGTTTTCAGACTAGGCTCTAGTATACCAGTGCCATACATGAATAAACAAGTTATAGCGGATATTTTTCAAGCATCTAAAGGTGGGATCTTGCAATTCCTTGACTTAATGGGCGGTGGAACATTTAGTAGCTTCAGTATCTTTGCTACTAATATTTATCCATATATTACTGCTTCAATTGTCATTCAATTACTGACTATAGCTATTCCTAGATTAGAAGAATTAGCTAAGGAAGGCGAAGAAGGCAAAAAGAAAATTACTAGATATACAAGATATGCTGCTATAGGATTAGCATTAATCCAAGCAATAGGTTATACCTATGGACTATTTAGTTCAGCATTAATGACTACAAGTAAAATTCAAGATGCGATAGTAATATTATCAATGGTAGCTGGTACTGCATTTTTAATGTGGATTGGAGATATGATAACAGAAAAGGGTATAGGAAATGGTATATCACTTATAATCTTTATTGGTATAATATCTAAATTACCAACAACAATGATAAACACATTTAACTTAATAAAAATAGGTCAACTAAATATAATAAAAGCATTAATTTTCGGTATAGTATTTTTAGCAATTATTGCTTTTGTTGTTGCATTACAAGAAGGGGAAAGAAGAATCCCTGTGCAATATGCTAAAAGGGTAGTTGGAAGAAAGATGTATGGCGGTCAATCTACACATATACCTATTAAAGTATCAATGTCTGGAGTTATGCCAGTAATATTTGCTTCGTCTTTGCTAGCATTTCCACAGACTATTGCCTTGTTTACTAAAGGTGGAGTATCAACATGGATTGAAAAATGGTTAACTCCACAAGGTAGCGTAGGTATTTGGATATACTCCATACTAAATATCATATTAATTATGTTCTTTACTTATTTCTATACAGCTATTCAATTTAATACTGTAGAATATTCAAAGAACTTACAACAAAATGGTGGATTTATTCCAGGTATTAGACCAGGAAGACCAACATCAGAACATTTAAACAGAACTGTAAATAGAATTACCTTTGTAGGTGGTTTAGCATTAGCAATTTTAGCTTCTTTACCTATTATATTGTCCAAGATATTTAACATGGACGTTAACTTTGGTGGAACAGCTGTTATTATAGTTGTCGGTGTTGCTTTAGAAACAGTTAAGCAAATCGAAGCTCAAATGTTAATGAGACATTATAAAGGATTCTTAAATTAA
- a CDS encoding adenylate kinase — protein MRLILLGPPGVGKGTQASAIVQKYNIPHISTGDIFRANIKEGTELGKEAKSYMDKGLLVPDDLVVSIVKDRLSKEDCKDGFLLDGFPRTIYQADALGKELNEMSIKLDKVVNIDADKEILIERAIGRRICKKCGATYHITFNPPKSDNICDFDGEDLFQRDDDVRETVATRIEVYLKETQPLIDYYQGKGLILNVNGTRPIDEIFATIVKALEN, from the coding sequence GTGCGACTGATTTTACTAGGACCACCTGGTGTAGGAAAAGGTACTCAAGCATCAGCTATAGTTCAAAAATACAATATACCACATATATCAACAGGTGATATATTCAGAGCAAACATAAAAGAAGGCACTGAATTAGGAAAAGAGGCTAAAAGTTACATGGATAAAGGCCTTTTAGTACCTGATGATCTTGTGGTTTCAATTGTGAAAGATAGATTATCTAAAGAAGACTGCAAAGATGGATTTCTACTAGATGGATTTCCAAGAACAATTTATCAAGCAGATGCATTAGGCAAAGAGCTTAATGAAATGAGTATAAAACTTGATAAAGTTGTTAATATTGATGCAGATAAGGAAATTTTAATTGAAAGAGCTATTGGCAGAAGAATTTGCAAAAAATGTGGAGCTACTTATCATATTACATTTAATCCACCTAAGAGTGATAATATCTGTGATTTTGATGGGGAAGACTTATTCCAAAGAGATGATGATGTTAGAGAAACAGTGGCTACTAGGATAGAAGTATATCTAAAAGAGACACAACCTCTAATTGATTATTATCAAGGAAAAGGGCTAATACTTAATGTAAATGGAACTAGACCAATAGACGAAATCTTTGCAACTATAGTAAAAGCTTTAGAGAACTAA
- a CDS encoding KOW domain-containing RNA-binding protein yields the protein MDLSNHISIGQVVKSRAGRDKGRIFLVINIIDEKNVLIVDGDLRKLDNPKQKKLKHLIIYNTVVSELSYQLDNNIEINNAYIRKILEPFNKSF from the coding sequence ATGGATTTAAGTAACCACATAAGCATTGGTCAAGTGGTTAAGTCGAGAGCTGGAAGGGATAAAGGAAGAATTTTCCTAGTCATTAATATAATCGATGAGAAAAATGTATTGATTGTAGATGGGGACTTGAGAAAATTAGATAATCCAAAACAGAAAAAATTAAAACATTTAATTATATACAACACTGTTGTATCAGAATTAAGCTATCAATTAGACAATAATATTGAGATTAATAATGCATATATTAGAAAAATATTAGAACCTTTCAATAAGAGTTTCTAA
- the infA gene encoding translation initiation factor IF-1, producing the protein MPKDDVIEVEGTVVDALPNAIFKVKLENGHEILGHISGKLRMNYIRILPGDKVTIELSPYDLTRGRITWRNK; encoded by the coding sequence ATGCCTAAAGATGATGTTATTGAAGTTGAAGGTACAGTAGTAGATGCTTTACCTAATGCTATTTTTAAAGTAAAACTAGAAAATGGTCATGAAATACTGGGACATATTTCTGGTAAACTAAGGATGAATTATATAAGGATACTTCCTGGAGATAAAGTAACAATAGAACTGTCACCCTACGATTTGACTAGAGGCAGAATAACCTGGCGAAACAAGTAG
- the rpmJ gene encoding 50S ribosomal protein L36, translating into MKIRPSVKKMCEKCKIIKRHGKVMIICENPRHKQKQG; encoded by the coding sequence ATGAAGATTAGACCATCAGTTAAAAAGATGTGTGAGAAATGCAAAATAATTAAAAGACATGGAAAAGTCATGATTATTTGCGAAAATCCAAGGCACAAACAAAAACAAGGTTAA
- the rpsM gene encoding 30S ribosomal protein S13, which translates to MARISGVDLPRDKRVEVGLTYIFGIGRPRSNEILIKAGVNPNTRVKDLTESEVASLRAVIDGYHVEGDLRREIALNIKRLREINCYRGIRHRRGLPVRGQRTKTNARTRKGPKRLVAKKGKK; encoded by the coding sequence ATGGCTAGAATATCAGGTGTTGACTTACCGAGAGATAAGAGAGTCGAAGTTGGTCTAACTTATATCTTTGGAATTGGGAGACCAAGATCAAATGAAATTTTAATAAAAGCTGGTGTTAATCCAAACACTAGAGTAAAAGATTTAACAGAATCTGAAGTAGCAAGCCTAAGAGCTGTTATAGATGGTTACCATGTAGAAGGTGACCTAAGAAGAGAAATAGCTTTAAATATTAAAAGACTTAGAGAAATCAACTGTTATAGAGGAATTAGACATAGAAGAGGACTTCCAGTAAGGGGTCAAAGAACTAAGACTAATGCAAGAACGAGAAAAGGTCCTAAGAGATTAGTGGCTAAAAAAGGTAAGAAGTAG
- the rpsK gene encoding 30S ribosomal protein S11, giving the protein MAVKKGKVTRVRRRERKNIERGQAHISSTFNNTMVTLTDMQGNVLSWASAGQLGFRGSRKSTPFAAQQAAEEAAKKAMEHGLKSVEVFVKGPGSGREAAIRSLQATGLEVNMIKDVTPIPHNGCRPPKRRRV; this is encoded by the coding sequence GTGGCAGTTAAAAAAGGCAAAGTGACTCGTGTTAGAAGAAGAGAGCGTAAGAACATTGAGAGAGGTCAAGCACATATCTCATCAACATTTAACAATACAATGGTTACCTTAACTGATATGCAAGGAAATGTATTGTCATGGGCAAGTGCTGGACAGTTAGGCTTTAGAGGTTCTAGAAAATCCACTCCTTTCGCAGCACAACAAGCAGCTGAGGAAGCAGCTAAAAAAGCTATGGAACATGGCTTGAAGAGTGTAGAAGTATTCGTTAAAGGACCTGGATCAGGAAGAGAAGCAGCTATTAGATCATTACAAGCAACAGGACTAGAAGTAAATATGATTAAAGATGTTACTCCAATTCCTCACAATGGTTGTAGACCACCAAAAAGAAGAAGAGTATAA
- the rpsD gene encoding 30S ribosomal protein S4: protein MGRYTGPVCRLCRREGMKLFLKGDRCYTDQCAIVKRNYAPGQHGQSRKKVTEYGMQLREKQKVRRFYGISESQMVKYFNMADKSKGKTGDNLLKTLELRLDNVVYRMGFGSSRAEARQLVTHGHFLVNGSKFDIPSALLSVGDVVQVKERTKGSEKIKGLIDNHNGNTVKWISMDLDQLKGSIVAEPTREDIDIPVEEHLIVELYSK from the coding sequence ATGGGAAGATATACAGGTCCAGTTTGTAGACTATGTCGTAGAGAAGGTATGAAATTATTTCTTAAGGGAGATAGATGTTACACTGATCAATGCGCAATAGTAAAAAGAAATTATGCACCAGGACAACATGGACAATCAAGAAAAAAAGTAACTGAATATGGAATGCAACTTAGAGAAAAACAAAAAGTTCGTAGATTCTATGGTATTTCTGAATCTCAAATGGTAAAATATTTCAATATGGCAGATAAATCTAAGGGTAAAACAGGTGATAACCTACTTAAAACTCTTGAACTTAGATTAGACAATGTAGTATATAGAATGGGCTTTGGTTCATCAAGAGCAGAAGCTAGACAATTAGTTACACATGGTCATTTCTTAGTAAATGGTTCTAAATTTGATATACCTTCAGCACTTCTTTCTGTTGGAGATGTTGTTCAGGTAAAAGAAAGAACTAAAGGTAGTGAAAAAATTAAAGGGTTAATAGATAATCATAATGGAAACACTGTTAAATGGATAAGTATGGATCTTGATCAATTAAAGGGTAGCATAGTAGCTGAGCCAACTAGAGAGGATATAGATATTCCAGTAGAAGAACACTTAATCGTTGAGTTATATTCTAAATAA
- a CDS encoding DNA-directed RNA polymerase subunit alpha → MIEIEKPRIEILELSDDESYGKFMVEPLERGYGITLGNSLRRVLLSSLPGAAVSSIKVQGVLHEFSTIPGVLEDVPEIILNIKGIAARSYSDEPVTLRIEAQGAQTITAGDIITGSDVEIINQDHHIATINEDSNLYMELELMKGRGYVVADKNKKDGQPVGIIPVDSAFTPVSKVNFNVENTRVGQITDYDRLVLEVWTNGTMGADEATSLGAKILTEHLNLFIGLTDHVSEVEIMVEKEEDKKEKVLEMTVEELDLSVRSYNCLKRATINTVEELTLKTEEDMMKVRNLGKKSLEEVQRKLAELGLGLKKSDE, encoded by the coding sequence ATGATAGAAATTGAAAAACCAAGAATTGAAATTCTAGAATTGAGCGATGATGAATCTTATGGAAAGTTTATGGTAGAGCCTCTTGAGAGAGGTTATGGCATTACTTTAGGAAATTCACTAAGAAGGGTATTATTATCTTCATTACCTGGTGCAGCTGTATCCTCAATTAAAGTTCAAGGAGTGCTGCATGAATTTTCTACTATACCAGGTGTATTAGAAGATGTACCAGAAATAATATTGAATATCAAAGGTATTGCTGCACGATCATATTCTGATGAGCCAGTTACATTAAGAATAGAGGCTCAAGGGGCTCAGACTATAACTGCAGGAGATATTATTACAGGTTCAGATGTTGAAATTATAAATCAAGACCATCATATTGCTACCATAAATGAAGATAGTAATCTATACATGGAACTTGAGCTTATGAAAGGTAGAGGTTATGTAGTAGCTGATAAAAACAAGAAGGATGGTCAACCAGTAGGTATCATACCTGTTGATTCAGCTTTTACACCAGTAAGTAAGGTCAATTTCAATGTAGAGAACACTAGAGTAGGTCAAATAACAGACTATGACAGGTTAGTACTAGAGGTATGGACAAATGGAACTATGGGCGCAGATGAAGCTACTTCCTTAGGAGCAAAAATACTTACAGAACACCTAAACCTTTTTATTGGGCTAACTGATCATGTCAGTGAAGTTGAAATAATGGTAGAAAAAGAAGAGGACAAGAAAGAGAAAGTTCTAGAGATGACAGTTGAAGAATTGGATCTTTCTGTTCGTAGCTATAATTGTTTAAAGAGAGCAACTATAAATACAGTTGAAGAGTTAACTCTAAAGACTGAAGAAGATATGATGAAAGTGAGAAATCTTGGTAAGAAATCCCTTGAGGAAGTACAAAGAAAACTTGCTGAATTAGGATTAGGCCTTAAAAAATCTGATGAGTAA
- the rplQ gene encoding 50S ribosomal protein L17 has protein sequence MTTLRKLGRPTDHRKAMLRNLVTSLLRSERIETTVTRAKETKRMAERMITLAKRGDLHARRQVLAYVYDEDVVTKLFEEIGPKYKDRNGGYTRIMKVGPRRGDGAEIAILELV, from the coding sequence GTGACAACTTTAAGAAAACTTGGTCGCCCTACAGATCATAGAAAAGCAATGCTTAGAAATCTAGTAACATCCTTGTTAAGAAGCGAAAGAATAGAAACAACAGTTACAAGAGCTAAGGAAACAAAAAGAATGGCAGAAAGAATGATTACCTTAGCAAAAAGAGGAGACTTACATGCTAGAAGACAAGTTTTAGCTTATGTATATGATGAAGATGTAGTAACAAAACTATTTGAAGAAATTGGACCAAAATACAAGGACAGAAACGGTGGCTATACTAGAATAATGAAGGTTGGACCTCGCCGTGGAGACGGAGCTGAAATTGCAATATTAGAATTAGTATAA
- a CDS encoding energy-coupling factor transporter ATPase, giving the protein MDNIMIQIEDVTYEYKSLIDESVQQAVKNISLEVKKGEFLVVLGHNGSGKSTLAKLMNGLILPTRGKVYVMGMDTADNDKIWNIREKAGMVFQNPDNQIVATIVEEDVAFGPENLGVPPLEIRKRVDESLAIVEMSEYKKHAPHLLSGGQKQRVAIAGILAMEPDCIIFDEPTAMLDPTGRIEVMNTIKKLNKDENKTIVLITHYMDEAVEGDRILVMEKGEIVMRGTPKEVFKQVEKLKELGLDVPQVTELAHELRKEGLELNGDVLSIDELVELL; this is encoded by the coding sequence ATGGATAATATAATGATTCAAATTGAAGATGTAACATATGAGTATAAATCCTTAATTGATGAAAGCGTTCAGCAAGCAGTTAAAAATATAAGCCTAGAAGTAAAAAAAGGAGAATTTTTAGTGGTACTTGGTCATAATGGATCAGGCAAATCCACTTTAGCAAAACTCATGAATGGTCTAATACTGCCTACTAGGGGTAAGGTTTATGTCATGGGTATGGATACTGCAGACAATGATAAAATCTGGAACATAAGAGAAAAAGCAGGGATGGTATTTCAAAATCCAGATAATCAAATAGTTGCAACTATTGTAGAAGAAGATGTAGCCTTTGGTCCTGAAAATCTTGGTGTGCCACCTTTGGAAATAAGAAAAAGAGTAGATGAATCCTTAGCCATAGTAGAGATGTCAGAGTATAAAAAGCACGCACCACACCTATTATCTGGGGGACAAAAACAAAGGGTAGCTATAGCTGGAATACTGGCTATGGAGCCAGATTGCATTATTTTTGATGAGCCAACTGCCATGTTAGATCCAACAGGTAGAATAGAAGTCATGAATACAATAAAGAAATTAAATAAAGATGAAAATAAAACAATAGTTTTGATTACTCATTATATGGATGAAGCAGTTGAAGGAGATAGAATTCTTGTAATGGAAAAAGGGGAAATAGTTATGAGAGGAACTCCAAAAGAAGTATTCAAGCAAGTAGAAAAATTAAAAGAACTAGGACTAGATGTACCTCAAGTAACAGAATTAGCGCATGAACTCCGAAAAGAAGGATTAGAATTAAATGGAGATGTTTTATCAATAGATGAGTTGGTGGAATTACTATGA
- a CDS encoding energy-coupling factor transporter ATPase, which produces MIMKINNLNYIYNPNTPFEKKALDNINVEINQGEFIGLIGHTGSGKSTLVQHLNGLMKPTSGSIIIEDVNITEKDANLRLVRQKVGLVFQYPEHQLFEETIYKDIAFGPKNLGLNEEEILIRVKESMEQVGLDFESLKDRSPFELSGGQKRRVAIAGVLAMKPKILVLDEPTAGLDPNGRDEILGEIRKLYEKEGITIILVSHSMEDVAKLVNRILVMHRGKLAMDDETREVFKRADELEQLGLGVPQITKFMKIYKDKGNDVKDTILTVEEAKEEIIKYLRRKKDA; this is translated from the coding sequence ATGATAATGAAAATAAATAACTTAAACTATATATATAATCCTAACACACCCTTTGAAAAAAAAGCCTTAGATAATATTAATGTAGAAATAAACCAAGGCGAGTTCATTGGGTTAATAGGGCATACAGGCTCTGGGAAATCTACTTTAGTGCAACATTTGAACGGTTTAATGAAGCCCACATCAGGAAGTATAATAATAGAGGATGTAAATATCACTGAAAAAGATGCGAACCTTAGATTAGTCAGGCAGAAGGTTGGGTTAGTATTTCAATATCCTGAACATCAACTATTTGAAGAAACCATATATAAGGATATTGCTTTTGGACCTAAAAACTTAGGTTTAAATGAAGAAGAAATCTTAATTAGAGTCAAAGAATCTATGGAGCAGGTAGGCTTAGATTTTGAAAGCCTAAAAGACAGATCCCCCTTCGAACTTTCAGGTGGACAGAAAAGAAGAGTAGCAATAGCAGGGGTACTTGCTATGAAACCTAAGATATTAGTATTAGATGAACCAACAGCTGGATTAGATCCTAATGGAAGAGATGAAATTTTAGGGGAGATAAGAAAGCTCTATGAAAAAGAAGGCATAACCATTATACTAGTATCCCATAGTATGGAAGATGTAGCGAAACTAGTTAATCGAATATTAGTCATGCATAGAGGGAAGTTAGCCATGGATGACGAAACTAGAGAGGTATTTAAAAGAGCAGATGAATTAGAACAATTAGGATTAGGAGTACCACAGATAACAAAGTTTATGAAGATATATAAGGACAAGGGTAATGATGTAAAAGACACTATCTTAACTGTAGAAGAGGCAAAAGAAGAAATAATAAAGTATTTAAGGAGAAAGAAAGATGCTTAA
- a CDS encoding energy-coupling factor transporter transmembrane component T — protein sequence MLKDITIGQFFPGDTIIHRLDPRIKIIIVSLFIASLFFVDSFIPYIFVLGFILAVVNISKVPLKFILKGLKPLLFIILITFIINVLMTKGEVLVEFGPLVITKEGLYLAVFMALRLVFLITGTSLLTLTTSPIALTDGIEKLLSPFKKIGLPAHELAMMMTIALRFIPTLLEETDKIMKAQMARGADFESGNILSRAKNLVPLLVPLFINAFRRADELATAMEARCYRGGDNRTRLNELKLKRLDIVSLISMTIFFGLIIYTRYI from the coding sequence ATGCTTAAAGATATAACCATAGGTCAATTTTTTCCTGGGGATACAATAATTCATAGATTGGACCCAAGAATAAAAATAATTATAGTATCATTATTCATAGCATCCCTATTTTTTGTAGATAGTTTTATACCATATATATTTGTCTTAGGATTTATACTTGCTGTAGTTAATATATCAAAGGTGCCACTTAAGTTTATATTAAAGGGATTAAAACCACTTTTATTTATTATATTGATAACTTTCATCATAAATGTTTTAATGACTAAAGGAGAAGTATTAGTAGAATTTGGTCCATTGGTCATAACTAAAGAAGGATTGTATCTTGCGGTATTTATGGCATTAAGACTTGTATTTCTTATAACAGGTACATCGCTCCTTACATTAACTACATCCCCAATTGCTCTAACTGATGGAATAGAAAAACTCTTATCCCCATTTAAAAAGATTGGACTACCAGCTCATGAACTAGCTATGATGATGACAATTGCTTTACGATTTATACCTACCTTACTTGAAGAAACTGATAAAATAATGAAGGCTCAAATGGCAAGAGGAGCAGATTTTGAATCAGGCAATATACTAAGTAGAGCTAAAAATCTAGTACCCTTATTAGTACCATTGTTTATAAATGCATTTAGGAGGGCAGATGAGCTTGCAACTGCCATGGAGGCACGATGCTATAGAGGTGGAGACAACAGAACTAGACTAAATGAATTGAAACTAAAAAGATTAGATATAGTATCTTTAATATCTATGACAATATTTTTTGGACTTATTATTTATACTAGATATATATAG
- the truA gene encoding tRNA pseudouridine(38-40) synthase TruA — MKNIKLTIEYEGTNYSGWQRQNNCITIQGKLEEALEQMTKEKINLLGSGRTDGKVHALGQVANFFTNSNIPGDRYKYALKYLLPEDISIVESEEVDLNFHSRFSATKKRYKYIVYNGKLPKAIYRNFSYHVSHNLDINAMREASKHFIGTHDFCSFMTSHANVHSTIRTINEIKIEKSNNLIEFTIEGNSFLHNMVRIMVGTLIFVGIGRFDKSEIPRIILEKNRKAAGPTAQPQGLFLEKVYYS; from the coding sequence ATGAAAAATATTAAGCTTACCATTGAATATGAAGGTACAAATTATTCTGGATGGCAAAGGCAGAATAATTGTATAACGATACAAGGAAAATTAGAAGAAGCCCTAGAGCAAATGACCAAAGAGAAGATAAACCTCCTGGGATCAGGTAGAACTGATGGTAAAGTCCATGCACTAGGTCAGGTAGCAAATTTCTTTACCAATTCAAATATTCCAGGGGATAGATATAAATATGCATTAAAATATCTATTACCTGAAGATATTAGTATAGTTGAATCAGAAGAAGTAGATTTAAACTTTCATTCAAGATTTAGTGCCACTAAAAAAAGATATAAATACATTGTTTATAATGGCAAATTGCCAAAGGCCATATATAGGAATTTTTCTTATCATGTATCGCATAATCTTGACATAAATGCAATGAGAGAAGCTTCAAAGCACTTCATTGGGACTCATGATTTTTGTTCTTTTATGACATCTCATGCAAATGTACACAGTACAATTAGAACAATTAACGAAATAAAAATTGAAAAAAGCAATAATTTAATAGAATTTACTATAGAAGGAAATAGCTTTCTCCACAATATGGTAAGAATAATGGTAGGAACCTTAATTTTTGTTGGCATTGGCAGATTTGATAAATCTGAAATACCGAGAATAATATTGGAAAAAAATAGAAAAGCAGCAGGGCCTACAGCCCAACCACAAGGGTTATTTTTAGAAAAAGTTTATTACTCTTAA
- the rplM gene encoding 50S ribosomal protein L13, with the protein MKSFMAKTNEIDRKWYVIDAEGKVLGRLATEVANILSGKNKPIYTPHVDTGDFVIIINADKIKLTGKKLDQKHYVYHTGHPGGLKEIPYRRLIVDKPELIIQLAVKGMLPKSSLGRNMIKKLKVYSGAEHNHEAQQPEIYEI; encoded by the coding sequence ATGAAAAGCTTTATGGCTAAGACAAACGAAATTGATAGAAAATGGTATGTAATAGATGCTGAAGGTAAGGTGCTAGGAAGACTAGCTACAGAAGTAGCTAATATATTGAGTGGAAAAAACAAACCAATATATACTCCTCATGTAGACACAGGAGATTTTGTTATCATTATCAACGCAGACAAAATTAAATTAACAGGTAAAAAATTGGATCAAAAGCATTATGTATATCATACAGGACATCCAGGCGGATTAAAGGAAATACCATATAGAAGATTAATAGTTGATAAACCAGAATTAATTATTCAACTAGCAGTAAAAGGAATGCTTCCAAAAAGTAGCCTTGGTAGAAATATGATTAAAAAATTAAAAGTATATAGTGGAGCTGAGCATAATCACGAAGCTCAACAACCTGAAATATATGAAATTTAA
- the rpsI gene encoding 30S ribosomal protein S9, whose amino-acid sequence MANIQFIGTGRRKTSIARVRLVPGNGNITINKRDINEYFDYETLRVIAKEPLVISETADKYDVFVNVEGGGFTGQAGAIRHGIARALIESDQELRPILKKAGHLTRDSRMKERKKYGLKKARRSPQFSKR is encoded by the coding sequence GTGGCTAATATACAATTTATTGGAACAGGAAGAAGAAAGACTTCCATAGCTAGAGTAAGATTAGTACCAGGAAATGGTAATATTACTATAAATAAAAGAGACATAAACGAATATTTTGACTATGAAACATTAAGAGTAATTGCAAAAGAACCTTTAGTTATCTCTGAAACAGCAGATAAATATGATGTTTTTGTAAATGTTGAAGGTGGAGGATTTACAGGTCAAGCAGGTGCGATTAGACATGGTATCGCGAGAGCACTAATAGAGTCTGACCAAGAATTGAGACCAATACTTAAAAAAGCAGGACATTTAACTAGAGATTCAAGAATGAAAGAAAGAAAGAAATACGGCTTGAAAAAAGCAAGAAGATCACCACAATTCTCAAAGAGATAA